The following proteins are encoded in a genomic region of Nicotiana sylvestris chromosome 4, ASM39365v2, whole genome shotgun sequence:
- the LOC138889473 gene encoding uncharacterized protein — protein sequence MKKGKLSPRFISPYRILKRIGEVTYKLELPASMTLVHPIFHVSMLRGYVHDHAHIVSPKVVEINDSLTYDEEPVEILDRQVCRLRTKGIASVKVLWRNHDKEATWEAEEDMKI from the coding sequence ATGAAGAAGGGAAAGCTAAGTCCTAGATTCATTAGCCCATATCGTATCTTGAAAAGGATTGGGGAAGTAACCTATAAGTTGGAGTTACCTGCATCGATGACTTTAGTTCATCCCATTTTTCATGTATCAATGCTACGAGGGTATGTGCATGATCATGCTCACATCGTCTCACCAAAAGTAGTAGAAATAAATGACAGCTTAACTTATGACGAAGAACCTGTTGagattcttgataggcaagtctgTAGGTTGAGGACTAAAGGCATAGCTTCAGTTAAAGTGTTATGGCGTAATCATGacaaggaggctacttgggaggctGAGGAAGATATGAAAATctga
- the LOC104233579 gene encoding BI1-like protein, whose protein sequence is MLTNLINNDGVKGDIEGGNLLYPGIGNGENELRWGFIRKVYYILAAQILLTTVVSAVTALYTPINQLLSGNIVLLILLIFLPLILLWPLYIFQQKHPLNFVFLGLFTVSLSFGVGVTCANTDGRIVLEALILTSAVVLSLTGYTFWASRKGQDFSFLGPFLFASLSVLVLVGFLQIFFPLGSIASAIYSGISAIVFCAYIVYDTDNLIKRFTYDEYIWASVNLYLDILNLFLDILQLLRR, encoded by the exons ATGTTGACGAACTTGATTAACAATGATGGAGTGAAAGGTGACATAGAAGGAGGAAACCTGCTCTATCCAGGCATTGGAAATGGCGAAAATGAGCTGCGTTGGGGTTTTATTCGCAAAGTTTACTATATCCTCGCCGCTCAGATCCTCCTAACCACCGTTGTCTCCGCCGTCACCGCCCTTTACACTCCCATTAACCAACTCCTCAGTGGCAATATCGTCCTCCTCATTCTCCTCATTTTCCTGCCTCTCATTT TGTTGTGGCCCTTGTATATCTTTCAACAAAAACATCCATTGAATTTCGTTTTCCTTGGCCTCTTCACTGTTTCCTTGAGTTTTGGTGTTGGTGTAACCTGTGCTAATACAGATG GAAGAATTGTGCTTGAAGCCTTGATCTTGACATCAGCTGTAGTTTTATCTCTTACTGGTTACACATTTTGGGCTTCCAGAAAAGGCCAGGATTTCAGCTTTTTGGGCCCATTTCTCTTTGCTAGCCTCTCTGTACTTGTCTTGGTTGGATTTTTACAG ATATTCTTCCCTCTTGGATCTATAGCTAGTGCTATTTACAGTGGAATCAGTGCTATAGTTTTCTGCGCGTATATTGTGTATGACACAGACAACTTGATTAAGAGGTTCACGTATGATGAGTACATCTGGGCATCTGTCAATCTTTACTTGGACATTCTGAACCTCTTTTTAGACATTTTGCAGTTGCTAAGGCGGTGA